TGCATTTTCAGGAACAAAGATGGGTAGTAAATGTTTCATACTTTATCTCTGGATTTGCTCAAAAGGCACTGTTCGGAGATAAACAATGAAGAAAGAAGACGCTTATGAATGTTCCACTTGAAATTTCCTATCGCAATGTAAACCCAACCGATGAACTCGATGATCTCATTCGAGCAAAAGCCGCGAAGCTTGAAGAAATATGTGATTATATTTCCAGCTGCAGGGTTCTTGTCGAGCAGCCCGAACGGCATCAACGCACCGGAAGACCCTATCATGTTCGGCTGGATATTTCAGTGCCGCCGGGACATCGTATCGCAGTCCATCAGGAACCAAAGCATGTGGAGCAGACTGATTCGGCTCAAACCGAAATCAGACGCGCCTTTGAAGAAGCCTTGCGTCAATTAAGAAAACTGAAAGACCTCCAGCGGGGTGAGACCAAAATACACGAGCAGCAGCGCCGTGAGGCCGTGGTGGACAGAATCTTTCCCACTAAGGGGTATGGTTTTCTGCGGACAGTCGATAACCGCCGGATTTATTTCCATCAGAATGCGGTAACCGATAACGATTTTCAAAGGCTGGAACCGGGAACCGGGGTTTATTACAATGAATCCATGGGTGAAATGGGACCCCAGGCGACAGTGGTTAAAATCTCCGAAAAACCGGGAGTGGGAGTAAAACATGCCGGTCCGACGGTTTAGTTTTAAATCGCACCTGTTTATGATATGCTGTCACTATTCAATGGAGTGTTCGCATACTGGAGTAGTAGGGCAACTCTCTGAACCTGCGCCGTATTGAGCCGTCGAAATATCGAAGTGTCGTTGAGTAGTGTGAAAAATAAGCTTTGCAAAATATTCTTCGAAAGAGAATTCGATGGGGCGGTTATCCATGCTGTCGTGCCAATGTTCTGCTTGTCTGGATCGATTCCTTTTTCATCTGTTGAAGGCGGACTTTTTCAATGATAATTCTCAAGATTGTTGTAAGCGCTTTACAGAGAATGCTGTTTTCGGAATAGTCCGCTGGCGCGGCAAAGTCGATCCGGTTTCCGTCAATTAAGTCCTTAAGCGTTTTCAGGCTTGAGGGCGTTATATCGGAATAGACTCCTATTCCGTATCCACCGTTTTTCCGTACTACACTCAACGCCGGAATATCGGTCAGGCCATCGCCAAGATAAATCATATTCGAGAAAGGAACCGGCCGTTCTTCTTCGGGCATATACTCGTTAACATCTTCAGACCACCGTTCCCGGTTTTTGTTTATTCTGTAAAGGCACTGGGTTTTTACGGCGTCATTAACTACAATCTGAGGAAATGTCGGGCCGGTACGTTCATAATAAAACAGGGAAGCAAAAATATTGCGGAAATGGGAGGCGATCGGCGTGCCTTCAATAACGTCCTTGATACTCGATGAAATAATATAATGATTGCACTCCATTGTACCGTGCGACATGGAGTATACCGAATCATTTATCCGGGTGAAAAACGATTCTACGCCGCTGAAAAAGGTTACATTTTTCCCCTGTTCCAGAAAAAACCGTCTGGTCAGGCGTCCGGGTTTGAGGTCGGCATACTGTTTGACTTTTCTCATCCAGTAGATTTCTTTGTCTACTTCACTGGAGAACGATGTTGGTTTATCATTCCAGAGCGCGCCTTTCTTTTTGTCGGTAAGGTCGGGCCA
This region of Chitinivibrionales bacterium genomic DNA includes:
- a CDS encoding HPF/RaiA family ribosome-associated protein; translation: MNVPLEISYRNVNPTDELDDLIRAKAAKLEEICDYISSCRVLVEQPERHQRTGRPYHVRLDISVPPGHRIAVHQEPKHVEQTDSAQTEIRRAFEEALRQLRKLKDLQRGETKIHEQQRREAVVDRIFPTKGYGFLRTVDNRRIYFHQNAVTDNDFQRLEPGTGVYYNESMGEMGPQATVVKISEKPGVGVKHAGPTV